The following are encoded in a window of Pseudomonas multiresinivorans genomic DNA:
- the pilQ gene encoding type IV pilus secretin PilQ, whose product MNKTLSRLGISVLAAVFAPTLLAANLQSVDVAALPGDRVELKLGFDEPVAAPRGYTIEQPARIALDLPGVQNKLGSKNRELGVGNARSLTVVEAKDRTRLIVNLTTLVPYSTRAEGANLYVVVGGAGTASGSYASASPTPAAVAKPVQAKPYVPAGKAIRNVDFQRGDQGEGNVVIDLSDPTVSPDIQEQGGKIRLDFPRTQLPDNLRVRLDVKDFATPVQFVNASASGDKASISIEPTGLYDYLVYQTDNRMTVSIKPLTQDDAEKRKKDTFAYTGEKLSLNFQDIDVRSVLQLIADFTDLNLVASDTVQGNITLRLQNVPWDQALDLVLKTKGLDKRKVGNVLLVAPADEIAARERQELEAQKQISELAPLRRELIQVNYAKASDIAKLFSSVTGAGAPGAPAAAQGDNRGSITVDDRTNSIIAYQTQDRLDELRRIVAQLDIPVRQVMIEARIVEASVDYSKSLGVRWGGAFTFGNWASWGKNGNIGTGGDSGTSCGPFGGGGCTLPTTNDSPTPSVDLGVTSSTSGIGIGFVSNNAILDLQLSAMEKGGNGEIVSQPKVVTSDKETAKILKGTEIPYQEASSSGATSVSFKEAALALEVTPQITPDNRIIMEVKVNKDEPDFANALNGVPPIKKNEVNAKVLVNDGETIVIGGVFSNTQTKAVDKVPFLGDVPVLGRLFRRDSVTDSKNELLVFLTPRIMNNQAIAVGR is encoded by the coding sequence ATGAATAAAACGCTTTCCCGCCTGGGCATTTCCGTGCTCGCGGCCGTATTCGCACCGACCCTGCTGGCTGCAAACCTGCAGAGTGTTGACGTGGCGGCCCTGCCGGGCGACCGCGTGGAGCTCAAGCTCGGCTTCGACGAGCCGGTGGCCGCGCCGCGTGGCTATACCATCGAGCAGCCTGCGCGTATCGCACTGGATCTGCCGGGCGTGCAGAACAAGCTGGGCAGCAAGAACCGCGAGTTGGGTGTGGGTAATGCACGCAGCCTGACCGTGGTCGAGGCGAAGGACCGTACCCGGCTGATCGTCAACCTGACCACCCTGGTGCCTTACAGCACGCGCGCCGAAGGTGCCAATCTGTATGTGGTGGTGGGTGGGGCAGGTACTGCTTCCGGTTCATACGCTTCTGCTTCGCCGACTCCCGCTGCAGTTGCCAAGCCTGTACAGGCCAAGCCATACGTTCCGGCCGGCAAGGCAATCCGCAACGTCGATTTCCAGCGCGGCGATCAGGGCGAAGGCAATGTCGTCATCGATCTCTCCGATCCGACGGTCAGCCCGGATATCCAGGAACAAGGCGGCAAGATCCGTCTGGATTTCCCTCGCACCCAGTTACCGGACAACCTGCGCGTTCGTCTGGATGTGAAGGACTTCGCCACGCCGGTGCAGTTCGTCAATGCATCCGCTTCGGGCGACAAGGCCAGCATCTCGATCGAACCGACCGGGCTGTATGACTATCTGGTCTATCAGACCGACAATCGCATGACCGTCAGTATCAAGCCGCTGACCCAGGACGATGCCGAGAAGCGCAAGAAAGACACCTTTGCCTATACCGGCGAGAAGCTGTCGCTGAACTTCCAGGACATCGATGTGCGCTCTGTCTTGCAGTTGATTGCCGACTTCACTGACCTGAACCTGGTGGCATCGGATACCGTGCAGGGCAACATCACCCTGCGTCTGCAGAATGTGCCTTGGGACCAGGCACTGGACCTGGTGCTCAAGACGAAGGGCCTGGACAAGCGCAAGGTCGGCAATGTGCTGCTGGTTGCGCCGGCTGACGAAATCGCGGCTCGCGAGCGTCAGGAGCTGGAAGCGCAGAAGCAGATTTCCGAACTGGCCCCCTTGCGCCGTGAGCTGATCCAGGTCAACTACGCCAAGGCATCGGATATCGCCAAACTGTTCAGCTCGGTGACTGGTGCGGGTGCTCCAGGTGCTCCAGCCGCAGCGCAAGGTGATAATCGTGGATCAATCACCGTAGATGATCGTACCAACAGCATCATCGCCTACCAGACGCAGGATCGACTGGATGAGCTGCGCCGTATCGTTGCTCAGCTGGATATTCCGGTACGCCAGGTAATGATCGAGGCGCGTATCGTTGAGGCGTCGGTCGACTACAGCAAAAGCCTTGGGGTTCGCTGGGGCGGTGCCTTCACCTTTGGCAACTGGGCCAGTTGGGGCAAGAACGGAAACATTGGCACCGGCGGTGATAGCGGCACCAGCTGCGGTCCGTTCGGTGGTGGCGGCTGTACTTTGCCGACAACCAACGATTCTCCCACGCCTTCGGTTGACCTTGGTGTAACCAGCAGCACTTCTGGCATCGGCATCGGCTTCGTGTCCAACAATGCCATTCTGGACCTGCAGCTGTCGGCGATGGAGAAGGGCGGAAATGGTGAAATCGTTTCCCAGCCGAAGGTCGTCACTTCCGACAAAGAGACCGCCAAGATTCTGAAGGGCACTGAGATTCCGTACCAGGAAGCCAGCTCCAGTGGTGCAACCTCGGTATCCTTCAAGGAGGCCGCGCTTGCCTTGGAAGTGACCCCGCAGATCACGCCGGACAACCGCATCATCATGGAAGTGAAGGTCAACAAGGACGAGCCGGACTTCGCCAATGCGCTCAATGGTGTTCCGCCGATCAAGAAGAACGAAGTGAATGCCAAGGTGCTGGTCAACGATGGCGAGACCATCGTGATCGGTGGCGTGTTCTCCAACACCCAGACCAAAGCCGTGGACAAGGTTCCGTTCCTGGGTGACGTTCCGGTGCTGGGCCGACTGTTCCGTCGAGATTCGGTAACCGACAGCAAGAACGAGCTGCTGGTTTTCCTAACCCCGCGGATCATGAATAATCAGGCCATTGCAGTCGGCCGTTGA
- the aroK gene encoding shikimate kinase AroK, with protein sequence MGAGKSTIGRLLAKELHLVFKDSDKEIEQRCGANIPWIFDVEGEAGFREREQAMLAELCDEGGMVIATGGGAVMRDANRLILKAGGKVIYLHASVEQQISRTARDKNRPLLQKPNPDQILRDLMQMRDPLYREIADVIIETDERPPRLVVLEILERLRELERH encoded by the coding sequence ATGGGGGCTGGTAAAAGCACCATCGGGCGTCTTCTCGCCAAAGAGCTTCACCTCGTCTTCAAAGATTCGGATAAAGAAATCGAGCAGCGCTGCGGAGCCAACATCCCCTGGATATTCGATGTCGAGGGCGAGGCGGGCTTCCGCGAGCGTGAGCAGGCGATGCTTGCCGAGCTGTGCGATGAGGGGGGCATGGTCATTGCCACCGGTGGCGGCGCGGTGATGCGCGACGCCAATCGGCTCATCCTCAAGGCCGGCGGCAAGGTGATCTACCTGCACGCCTCGGTCGAGCAGCAGATTTCCCGCACGGCGCGCGACAAGAATCGCCCGCTGCTGCAGAAGCCCAATCCAGACCAGATCCTTCGTGATCTCATGCAGATGCGCGACCCGCTTTATCGCGAAATCGCCGATGTGATCATCGAAACCGACGAGCGGCCTCCGCGCCTGGTCGTCCTGGAGATTCTGGAGCGTTTGCGTGAGCTTGAGCGCCATTAA
- the aroB gene encoding 3-dehydroquinate synthase: MRTLNVDLADRSYPIYIGEGLLDDPRYFEPHIRGRQVAIVTNETIAPLYLDRLQKTLAGYKITTVVLPDGEAYKQWETLQLIFDGLLTARHDRKTTLIALGGGVIGDMTGFAAACYQRGVDFIQVPTTLLSQVDSSVGGKTGINHPLGKNMVGAFYQPQAVVIDTATLKTLPPRELSAGLAEVIKYGFICDEPFLTWLEAHMDNLLALEPTALTEAIERSCAAKARVVGADEKETGVRATLNLGHTFGHAIETHMGYGVWLHGEAVGAGTVMALEMSHRLGWLTKAELDRGIRLLAAAKLPVVPPQEMNAEHFLEHMAVDKKVLDGRLRLVLLQGLGGAVVTAEFPREILEETLRADYQTLVGQAGEH, translated from the coding sequence ATGCGCACACTCAACGTCGATCTGGCCGATCGCAGCTACCCGATCTACATCGGTGAAGGGCTGCTGGACGATCCGCGCTACTTCGAGCCGCATATTCGCGGCCGCCAGGTAGCCATCGTCACCAACGAAACCATCGCGCCGCTGTACCTGGATCGACTGCAGAAGACCCTGGCCGGCTATAAGATCACCACGGTCGTGCTCCCCGACGGCGAGGCCTACAAGCAGTGGGAAACCCTTCAGCTGATCTTCGATGGCCTGCTGACCGCGCGCCATGACCGCAAGACCACCCTGATCGCCCTGGGCGGTGGCGTCATCGGCGACATGACCGGTTTCGCCGCAGCCTGCTACCAGCGCGGTGTTGACTTCATCCAGGTGCCGACCACCCTGCTGTCCCAGGTGGACTCTTCGGTCGGTGGCAAGACCGGCATCAACCACCCGCTGGGCAAGAACATGGTCGGGGCCTTCTATCAGCCCCAGGCGGTGGTCATCGATACCGCAACCCTGAAGACTCTGCCGCCGCGCGAGCTGTCGGCGGGCCTGGCGGAAGTGATCAAGTACGGCTTCATCTGCGACGAGCCCTTCCTCACCTGGCTGGAAGCGCACATGGATAATCTCCTGGCGTTGGAGCCCACCGCCCTGACCGAAGCCATCGAGCGCTCCTGTGCGGCCAAGGCCCGCGTGGTCGGCGCCGACGAGAAGGAAACCGGCGTGCGCGCCACACTCAACCTGGGCCATACCTTCGGCCACGCCATCGAGACCCACATGGGTTATGGCGTCTGGCTGCACGGTGAAGCAGTAGGTGCGGGAACCGTGATGGCACTTGAGATGTCGCATCGGCTGGGATGGCTGACAAAGGCCGAGCTCGACCGCGGAATCCGCCTGCTTGCCGCGGCGAAGCTGCCGGTGGTCCCGCCGCAGGAAATGAACGCCGAGCATTTTCTCGAGCACATGGCTGTCGACAAGAAAGTGCTCGATGGCCGTTTGCGTCTGGTATTGCTCCAAGGGCTGGGGGGCGCGGTCGTGACCGCCGAATTCCCCCGTGAGATTCTGGAAGAAACACTGCGCGCTGACTACCAGACACTGGTCGGTCAGGCAGGAGAACACTGA
- a CDS encoding AAA family ATPase, with product MSSLHADEAFLAHYQFSHDPFAPRVPGFKFFPAQRKPVLGQLHHLARYSHLLLAVTGPLGSGKTLLRQALVASTNKDAVSSVVISGRSVTDEATLLRQLAQGLGITQTSIEAILAKVAQLAITGQDVYLLVDDAEQLRDDALEVLLLLAAGNSEARLHVFLFGEPELLSRLEVLSEGEERFHAIELQPYSEEETREYLAQRLEGAGQGIELISADLLADIHEQSGGWPGAINQTARDAMIEAMLADRSGERKAAGTGFKLPKKHLAILGVVAIGVIAAWFMQGKTTKPETASNTAAQTSSQLPLGNGTAPQPDAQGGSPSVEFAGSNQPVPLPLVGDSQPVIREPLAQAGGQEDSDEGAMPSAAIPPTVTTTAPPVTPLANNGPKPLNPVPAAPVQQQVAIQPAPTPAPTPRPEPAKPAATAPAKPVQTAKPAPPKPATTVASAKPATAASKPAAASGSAGGSSWYQSQAGSRYSVQVLGTGSEASAKAFISQQGGGDYRYFRKNLQGKPFYVVTYGNFADRNAAQAAIKKLPAKIQASKPWARPFSSIQQDIAGAR from the coding sequence ATGTCCAGCTTGCATGCCGATGAGGCCTTCCTGGCCCACTACCAGTTCAGCCACGATCCGTTCGCACCGCGGGTCCCGGGCTTCAAGTTCTTCCCGGCGCAGCGCAAGCCCGTACTGGGTCAGCTGCACCACCTGGCGCGCTACAGCCACCTGCTGCTGGCTGTCACCGGCCCGCTGGGCAGCGGCAAGACGCTGCTGCGCCAGGCGCTGGTGGCCAGTACCAACAAGGACGCCGTCTCCAGTGTGGTGATTTCCGGTCGCTCGGTGACCGACGAAGCCACTCTGCTGCGGCAACTCGCACAAGGCCTGGGCATCACCCAGACCAGTATCGAGGCGATCCTCGCCAAGGTCGCCCAGTTGGCGATCACCGGGCAGGACGTTTATCTGCTGGTGGACGACGCCGAGCAACTGCGCGACGACGCCCTCGAAGTCCTGCTGCTGCTGGCTGCCGGCAACTCCGAAGCGCGTCTGCACGTCTTCCTTTTCGGCGAGCCCGAGCTGCTGTCGCGCCTGGAAGTCCTGTCCGAAGGCGAGGAGCGCTTCCACGCCATCGAACTGCAGCCCTACAGCGAGGAAGAAACCCGCGAGTACCTCGCGCAGCGCCTGGAGGGCGCGGGGCAGGGCATCGAGCTGATCTCGGCCGACCTGCTGGCTGACATCCACGAACAATCCGGTGGCTGGCCGGGTGCAATCAATCAGACCGCTCGCGATGCCATGATCGAGGCGATGCTGGCGGATCGCAGCGGCGAGCGTAAAGCGGCCGGTACCGGCTTCAAGCTGCCGAAGAAGCACCTGGCGATCCTCGGTGTGGTCGCCATCGGCGTCATCGCTGCCTGGTTCATGCAGGGCAAGACCACCAAGCCGGAGACTGCCAGCAACACCGCTGCGCAGACTTCGTCGCAGCTGCCGCTGGGTAATGGCACGGCGCCGCAACCGGATGCTCAGGGTGGCAGCCCGTCTGTCGAGTTCGCCGGTTCCAATCAGCCGGTGCCGCTCCCTCTGGTGGGTGATAGTCAGCCGGTGATCCGCGAGCCCTTGGCCCAGGCCGGCGGTCAGGAAGACTCCGACGAGGGCGCCATGCCGTCCGCAGCCATCCCGCCAACCGTGACCACCACCGCGCCGCCGGTGACCCCGCTGGCGAACAATGGTCCGAAGCCGCTCAATCCTGTGCCGGCGGCTCCCGTCCAGCAGCAGGTTGCCATCCAGCCGGCTCCGACTCCTGCGCCCACTCCGCGCCCGGAACCGGCCAAGCCTGCCGCCACTGCACCGGCCAAGCCTGTCCAGACTGCCAAGCCGGCACCGCCAAAACCTGCCACCACCGTTGCCAGTGCCAAGCCGGCGACCGCCGCCAGCAAGCCCGCCGCGGCCAGCGGCAGCGCCGGCGGCAGCAGCTGGTATCAGTCCCAGGCCGGGTCGCGCTACTCCGTGCAGGTGCTGGGCACCGGCTCCGAAGCCAGCGCCAAGGCCTTCATCAGCCAGCAGGGCGGTGGCGACTACCGCTACTTCCGCAAGAACCTGCAGGGCAAGCCGTTCTATGTGGTGACGTACGGCAACTTCGCTGACCGCAATGCCGCCCAGGCCGCGATCAAGAAGCTGCCGGCGAAGATCCAGGCCTCCAAGCCCTGGGCTCGCCCCTTCTCCAGCATCCAGCAGGACATCGCCGGGGCGCGCTGA
- the gltB gene encoding glutamate synthase large subunit, which translates to MKAGLYHPETFKDNCGFGLIAHMTGEASHELLQTAIEALTCMTHRGGINADGKTGDGCGLLIQKPDQFLRAVAKESFATELPGQYAVGMVFFNQDPVKAEAARANMNREIERAGLKLVGWRKVPIDTSVLGRLALERLPQIEQVFIGGEGLSDQEFAVKLFSSRRRSSVANAEDADHYICSFSHKTIIYKGLMMPADLAAFYPDLSDERLKTAICVFHQRFSTNTLPKWPLAQPFRLLAHNGEINTITGNRNWAQARRAKFANEWMPDLDELGPLVNRVGSDSSSMDNMLELMVTGGMDMFRGLRMIIPPAWQNVETMDADLRAFYEFNSLHMEPWDGPAGVVLTDGRYAVCLLDRNGLRPSRWVTTKNGYITLASEIGVWDYKPEDVIAKGRVGPGQILAVDTETGQLLQTDDIDNRLKSRHPYKQWLRQSALRIQATLDDDQGVASYDGDQLKQYMKMFQVTFEERDQVLRPLAEQGQEAVGSMGDDTPMAVLSKRIRSPYDYFRQVFAQVTNPPIDPLREAIVMSLETCLGIEQNIFEESPHHANQAILTTPVISPAKWRTLMNLERPGFDLHHIDLNYDESVGLETAVRNIADQAEEAVRAGKVLLVLSDRQIAPGKLPVHAALAVGAVHHRLVQTGLRCDSNILVETATARDPHHFAVLVGFGASAVYPYLAYEVLADLIRTGEVLGDLYEVFKYYRKGISKGMLKILSKMGISTIASYRGAQLFEAIGLADEVTGLCFPGTPSRIQGARFLDIENEQKLLANEAWNNRKAIQQGGLLKFVYGGEYHAYNPDVVNTLQAAVQQGDYARFKEYTGLVDSRPVSMLRDLLKVRTVDQPLSLDEIEPLESIFKRFDAAGISLGALSPEAHEALAEAMNRLGGRSNSGEGGEDPARYGTLKSSKIKQVATGRFGVTPEYLVNAEVLQIKVAQGAKPGEGGQLPGGKVNGLIARLRYAVPGVTLISPPPHHDIYSIEDLAQLIFDLKQVNPQALVSVKLVSEPGVGTIAAGVAKAYADLITISGYDGGTGASPITSIKYAGSPWELGLAEAHQTLRGNDLRGKVRVQTDGGLKTGLDVIKAAILGAESFGFGTAPMIALGCKYLRICHLNNCATGVATQNDKLRKDHFIGTVDMVVNFFTFIASETREWLAKLGVRSLEELIGRTDLLEILPGETPKQGNLDLTPLLGSDLIPAEKPQFCEVEKNPPFDQGLLAEKMVDLARGAIEGAKGGEYELDICNCDRSIGARISGEIAKVHGNQGMAKAPITFRFKGTAGQSFGVWNAGGLHLYLEGDANDYVGKGMTGGKLVVTPPKGSPFKSQESAIVGNTCLYGATGGKLFAAGTAGERFGVRNSGAHAVVEGTGDHCCEYMTGGFICVLGKTGYNFGSGMTGGFAYVLDLDNTFVDRVNHELVEIQRISGEAMEAQRSHLRKVLVEYVAETASEWGAHLLENLDDYLRRFWLVKPKAASLGSLLSSTRANPQ; encoded by the coding sequence ATGAAAGCAGGTCTGTACCATCCTGAGACGTTCAAGGATAACTGCGGATTCGGTCTGATCGCCCATATGACGGGCGAGGCAAGCCACGAACTTCTGCAAACCGCCATCGAAGCACTGACCTGCATGACCCACCGAGGTGGGATCAACGCGGACGGGAAAACCGGGGACGGCTGTGGGCTGCTGATCCAGAAGCCCGACCAGTTCCTGCGCGCCGTGGCCAAGGAGTCCTTCGCGACCGAGCTGCCCGGCCAGTACGCCGTGGGCATGGTCTTCTTCAACCAGGACCCGGTGAAAGCCGAGGCCGCCCGCGCGAACATGAATCGCGAGATCGAGCGCGCCGGCCTGAAGCTGGTCGGCTGGCGCAAGGTGCCGATCGACACCAGCGTCCTGGGTCGCCTGGCGCTGGAGCGCCTGCCGCAGATCGAGCAGGTGTTCATCGGCGGTGAAGGCCTGTCCGACCAGGAATTCGCGGTCAAGCTGTTCAGCTCCCGTCGCCGCTCCTCCGTGGCCAACGCCGAGGATGCCGACCACTACATCTGCAGCTTCTCGCACAAGACCATCATCTATAAGGGCCTGATGATGCCGGCGGACCTCGCCGCCTTCTATCCGGACCTCTCCGACGAGCGCCTGAAGACGGCCATCTGCGTCTTCCACCAGCGCTTCTCGACCAACACCCTGCCGAAATGGCCGCTGGCCCAGCCGTTCCGCCTGCTGGCGCACAACGGCGAGATCAACACCATCACCGGCAACCGCAACTGGGCCCAGGCCCGTCGCGCCAAGTTCGCCAACGAGTGGATGCCCGATCTCGACGAGCTCGGCCCGCTGGTCAACCGCGTGGGTTCCGACTCCTCCAGCATGGACAACATGCTCGAGCTGATGGTCACCGGCGGCATGGACATGTTCCGTGGCCTGCGCATGATCATTCCGCCGGCCTGGCAGAACGTCGAGACCATGGACGCCGACCTGCGCGCGTTCTATGAATTCAACTCGCTGCACATGGAGCCGTGGGACGGCCCCGCCGGCGTCGTGCTGACCGACGGCCGCTATGCCGTCTGCCTGCTCGACCGCAACGGCCTGCGCCCGTCGCGCTGGGTCACCACCAAGAACGGCTACATCACCCTCGCCTCGGAAATCGGCGTGTGGGACTACAAGCCCGAGGACGTCATCGCCAAGGGCCGCGTCGGCCCGGGCCAGATCCTCGCGGTGGACACCGAGACCGGCCAGCTGCTGCAGACCGATGACATCGACAACCGTCTGAAGTCGCGCCACCCGTACAAGCAGTGGCTGCGCCAGAGCGCGCTGCGCATTCAGGCCACCCTGGACGATGACCAGGGCGTGGCCAGCTACGACGGCGACCAGCTCAAGCAGTACATGAAGATGTTCCAGGTCACCTTCGAGGAGCGTGACCAGGTGCTGCGCCCGCTCGCCGAGCAGGGCCAGGAAGCGGTCGGTTCGATGGGCGATGACACCCCGATGGCGGTGCTGTCCAAACGTATCCGTTCGCCCTACGACTACTTCCGCCAGGTCTTCGCGCAGGTCACCAACCCGCCGATCGACCCGCTGCGCGAAGCGATCGTGATGTCCCTGGAAACCTGTCTGGGCATCGAGCAGAACATCTTCGAAGAGTCCCCGCACCACGCCAACCAGGCGATCCTGACCACCCCGGTGATTTCCCCGGCCAAGTGGCGGACCCTGATGAACCTGGAGCGTCCGGGCTTCGACCTGCACCACATCGACCTGAACTACGACGAGTCCGTCGGCCTCGAAACGGCCGTGCGCAACATCGCCGACCAGGCCGAGGAAGCCGTACGCGCCGGCAAGGTGCTGCTGGTGCTGTCCGACCGTCAGATCGCCCCCGGCAAGCTGCCGGTGCATGCGGCCCTGGCCGTCGGCGCCGTGCACCACCGTCTGGTACAGACCGGTCTGCGTTGCGACTCCAACATCCTGGTGGAAACCGCCACTGCCCGTGACCCGCACCACTTCGCGGTGCTGGTGGGCTTCGGTGCGTCCGCGGTCTACCCGTACCTCGCCTACGAGGTGCTGGCCGATCTGATCCGCACCGGCGAAGTGCTGGGCGACCTCTACGAGGTCTTCAAGTATTACCGCAAGGGCATCTCCAAGGGGATGCTGAAGATCCTGTCGAAGATGGGTATCTCCACCATCGCCTCCTACCGTGGCGCCCAGCTGTTCGAAGCCATCGGCCTGGCCGACGAAGTCACCGGCCTGTGCTTCCCGGGCACCCCGAGCCGCATCCAGGGCGCGCGCTTCCTCGACATCGAAAACGAGCAGAAGCTGCTGGCCAACGAAGCCTGGAACAACCGCAAGGCAATCCAGCAGGGCGGCCTGCTGAAATTCGTCTACGGCGGCGAGTACCATGCCTACAACCCGGACGTGGTGAACACCCTGCAGGCCGCCGTGCAGCAGGGCGACTACGCCAGGTTCAAGGAGTACACCGGGCTGGTGGACAGCCGTCCGGTCTCCATGCTGCGCGACCTGCTCAAGGTGAGGACCGTCGACCAGCCGCTGAGCCTGGACGAGATCGAGCCGCTGGAGTCCATCTTCAAGCGCTTCGACGCCGCCGGTATTTCCCTTGGCGCGCTGTCGCCGGAGGCCCACGAAGCACTGGCCGAGGCGATGAACCGCCTGGGCGGTCGCTCCAACTCCGGTGAGGGTGGCGAAGACCCGGCGCGCTACGGCACGCTGAAAAGCTCGAAGATCAAGCAGGTGGCCACCGGCCGCTTTGGCGTGACCCCGGAATACCTGGTCAATGCCGAAGTCCTGCAGATCAAGGTGGCCCAGGGCGCCAAGCCCGGTGAGGGCGGCCAGCTGCCCGGCGGCAAGGTCAACGGCCTGATCGCCCGCCTGCGCTATGCGGTCCCCGGCGTGACCCTGATCTCGCCGCCGCCGCACCACGACATCTATTCCATCGAAGACCTCGCCCAGCTGATCTTCGACCTCAAGCAGGTCAACCCGCAGGCGCTGGTCTCGGTGAAGCTGGTGTCCGAACCGGGCGTGGGCACCATCGCCGCTGGCGTGGCCAAGGCCTACGCCGACCTGATCACCATCTCCGGCTACGACGGCGGTACCGGCGCCTCGCCGATCACCTCCATCAAGTACGCCGGCTCGCCGTGGGAACTGGGCCTCGCCGAGGCGCACCAGACCCTGCGCGGCAACGACCTGCGCGGCAAGGTTCGCGTGCAGACCGACGGCGGCCTGAAGACCGGCCTGGACGTCATCAAGGCCGCCATCCTCGGCGCCGAGAGCTTCGGCTTCGGTACCGCGCCGATGATCGCCCTGGGCTGCAAGTACCTGCGCATCTGCCACCTGAACAACTGCGCCACCGGCGTTGCCACTCAGAATGACAAGCTGCGCAAGGACCACTTCATTGGCACCGTGGACATGGTGGTGAACTTCTTCACCTTCATTGCCAGCGAGACCCGTGAATGGCTGGCCAAGCTCGGCGTGCGCAGCCTGGAAGAACTGATCGGCCGCACCGACCTGCTGGAAATCCTGCCGGGCGAGACGCCCAAGCAGGGCAACCTCGACCTCACGCCGCTGCTGGGCAGCGACCTGATCCCGGCCGAGAAGCCGCAGTTCTGCGAAGTCGAGAAGAACCCCCCGTTCGACCAGGGCCTGCTGGCCGAGAAGATGGTCGACCTGGCCCGCGGCGCCATCGAAGGCGCCAAGGGCGGCGAGTACGAGCTGGATATCTGCAACTGCGACCGTTCCATCGGCGCGCGGATTTCCGGCGAAATCGCCAAGGTTCACGGCAACCAGGGCATGGCCAAGGCGCCGATCACCTTCCGCTTCAAGGGCACTGCTGGCCAGAGCTTCGGCGTGTGGAACGCCGGCGGCCTGCACCTGTACCTGGAAGGCGACGCCAACGACTATGTGGGCAAAGGCATGACCGGCGGCAAGCTGGTCGTCACCCCGCCCAAGGGCAGCCCGTTCAAGTCGCAGGAGTCGGCCATCGTCGGCAACACCTGTCTGTACGGCGCCACTGGCGGCAAGCTGTTCGCCGCCGGTACCGCGGGCGAGCGTTTCGGCGTGCGTAACTCCGGCGCCCATGCCGTCGTGGAAGGCACCGGTGACCACTGCTGCGAATACATGACCGGCGGTTTCATCTGCGTTCTGGGCAAGACCGGCTACAACTTCGGCTCCGGCATGACCGGCGGCTTCGCCTATGTCCTCGACCTGGACAACACCTTCGTCGACCGCGTGAACCATGAGCTGGTGGAAATCCAGCGGATCAGCGGCGAAGCGATGGAAGCCCAGCGCAGCCACCTGCGCAAGGTGCTGGTCGAGTACGTGGCGGAAACGGCGAGCGAGTGGGGCGCACATCTGCTGGAGAACCTCGACGACTACCTGCGTCGGTTCTGGCTGGTGAAACCGAAGGCCGCCAGCCTCGGTTCCCTGCTCTCCAGCACTCGTGCCAACCCGCAATAA